The genomic interval TGAAAACCAAAAAGGGGAGGGAATGTAAGAAGTGGATCGGGGGCTCCTCTCACCACGTTGATCTCTTGCTCCTGACAGCTTTGCCCATTCTCCAGAAAGATGTGCTCTCGCGAGTCTTGCCACAGCCACGAAACCTCCTGCCACGGATCCCACTCCTCCTGCCACGACTCAGGGCCCTCCTGCCATTCCACCATCCAGAAGCAGCCTGTGCAGAAGTGCAACTACATGACGCCCTGCTGCCCCCCTGTGAAGACCTATTGCCCCCCCGTGAAGTCCTGCTGCCCCCCCGTGAAGACCTATTGCCCCCCTGTGAAGACCTGCTGCCCCCCTGTGAAGACCTATTGCCCCCCCGTGACGCCCTGCTGCCCCCCCGTGAAGACCTATTGCCCCCCCGTGAAGATCTGCTGCCCCCCCGTGAAGACCTATtgcccccctgtgcagccctgctgcccccccgtGCAGCGCTACTGCCCCCCCGTGCAGTGCTACTACCCCCCCGTGAAACGCtactgccccccagccccctacTGCCCCCAGTACACCAAGAACATCGGCAAGCTGCCGTCGACATACCCCAAGTACTAGCAGCAGGGTCCGGCCCCGGCACCTGGACCCACCGGCTCGCTCCTCACCCAAAGCCTCGAGCTCGTCTCCTTGCTCTTCGCTTGCCAGCCCGGCCGCTTCTCTGCAAGCACACACTTCTAAACCGGTTGGAGGGTAGTGTGGCATTCGCATGAAGCCTCTCGGTTTAATGAGCCTTTGAGCTGTTTATCTTCCTTCTGCCAATGCAAAGCACACTGTCCGCTGGGAATagtttctttcttgctttgctgCTTCATTCTCCagcaagacaataaaaattatgtttcaaGCCTACCTAACAGTTCTGGATGTTTTTGGTCACCGCTCCGTCATATCTGCTTGTCTGGCGGCATCTGGTTTTTCTCGTGGTCTTAGAGCCGTGCTTTAATCCCTGGTGAAAATAGCTAAAGTAGGAGGAACGCCAAGGAAACATGAAAGTCAAGGAAAATGCCCAGGGCACCCACCAGTGACGCCAGGAACGCTGCACCGCATGCAGAAGGCTAGGAGAAACACGTTGGGTTAATTCCTGGGGAAACGAATACTTGCACTGAGCTCAGCAGATGCCACGGGGGTTTCAGAGTTACAGCCAGGGGCCTGGC from Aptenodytes patagonicus chromosome 26, bAptPat1.pri.cur, whole genome shotgun sequence carries:
- the LOC143171050 gene encoding uncharacterized protein LOC143171050, giving the protein MCSRESCHSHETSCHGSHSSCHDSGPSCHSTIQKQPVQKCNYMTPCCPPVKTYCPPVKSCCPPVKTYCPPVKTCCPPVKTYCPPVTPCCPPVKTYCPPVKICCPPVKTYCPPVQPCCPPVQRYCPPVQCYYPPVKRYCPPAPYCPQYTKNIGKLPSTYPKY